In one window of Flavobacterium ginsengisoli DNA:
- a CDS encoding HAD family hydrolase, whose product MKKRIFILSLVTLFLVSCKKSEPATSTAESKQTQTEANGDPLPSWNDGALKKDIIAYVEKVTKEGSPDFIPTESRIATFDNDGTLWAEKPYVQELFAFYRVKKMVEAKPELAQKQPFKAVIEKDKTFFEKGGDKALIELVAATHTGMNEDEFETSVNDFFKSAQYPGKNIPVKQIRYQPQLELLNYLRANGFKTYIVTGGTIEVVRAISQDFYGIPKDQVVGTSFKYKYDATKNAVQREAALDHFNDKEGKPVGIQLHIGQRPVFACGNEGGAGDIAMLTYSQGNKYPSFQLLVNHNDSIREYKYQEKDNASLNAICKK is encoded by the coding sequence ATGAAAAAAAGAATATTTATTTTATCTCTTGTCACTTTATTTTTAGTTTCTTGTAAAAAATCAGAACCTGCAACATCTACGGCAGAAAGCAAGCAGACACAAACAGAGGCAAATGGAGATCCTTTACCAAGCTGGAATGACGGAGCTTTAAAGAAAGATATAATCGCTTATGTTGAAAAAGTAACCAAAGAAGGAAGTCCAGACTTTATTCCAACAGAAAGTAGAATTGCCACTTTTGATAATGACGGAACACTTTGGGCCGAAAAGCCTTATGTTCAGGAATTATTTGCTTTTTATCGAGTAAAAAAAATGGTAGAAGCCAAACCTGAATTGGCGCAAAAACAACCTTTTAAGGCAGTTATAGAAAAAGATAAAACCTTTTTTGAAAAAGGAGGCGATAAAGCACTTATAGAATTGGTTGCTGCAACTCATACAGGAATGAATGAAGATGAATTTGAAACTTCGGTGAATGACTTTTTTAAAAGTGCGCAATATCCAGGTAAAAATATTCCAGTCAAACAAATACGTTATCAGCCGCAATTAGAACTGCTGAATTATCTCCGTGCCAACGGGTTTAAAACCTATATCGTTACTGGTGGAACAATAGAAGTGGTACGAGCAATATCTCAAGATTTTTACGGAATTCCAAAAGACCAAGTGGTAGGAACTTCTTTCAAATATAAATATGATGCGACTAAAAATGCGGTACAACGAGAAGCGGCTTTAGACCATTTTAATGATAAAGAAGGAAAACCAGTTGGCATTCAATTGCACATTGGACAGCGACCTGTTTTTGCTTGTGGTAATGAAGGCGGAGCAGGAGATATTGCAATGCTAACTTATTCGCAGGGAAATAAATATCCATCTTTTCAATTACTCGTAAATCACAATGATTCAATAAGAGAGTATAAATATCAGGAGAAAGATAATGCTTCATTAAATGCGATATGCAAAAAATAA
- a CDS encoding DUF2252 domain-containing protein — MEEDSKHTAKTPFNPIASKAERYEKGVSIRKKIPLEKHQEWNSFKNRKDPVDILIKTSEGRVESLVPIRYSRMMESPFAFYRGAAAIMVADLAHTPISGINLQLCGDCHLMNFGGFATPERKLVFDINDFDETFPGPWEWDIKRLAASFVIAGRWRKFSNKNCKEFAWHVADSYKRHMLDYSKLSALQIWYADIDLAEMIELGHDKEQKEFDQKRIKKASEYTAHEKEFAKMTYFDGARARIKDDPPLIFHPSGDLEKQVAKEGEIIHKRYIESLSEEKQILLSRYKLHDIVIKVVGVGSVGTLCGISLLMSATGEPIFLQFKEARKSVIEENVKVKSKYTHQGERIVMGQKLMQSASDMFLGWTNDSKDRFFYIRQLRDAKIKPVLEVMKPKNLADYAKACGWALARAHARSGDPSMISGYIGDTDKFADAISEFSVLYADQNESDYNKMLEAIKHGKLPIASEI; from the coding sequence ATGGAAGAAGATTCAAAACATACAGCCAAAACCCCATTTAACCCGATAGCATCAAAGGCAGAACGTTATGAAAAAGGAGTTTCGATTAGAAAGAAAATTCCTTTGGAGAAGCATCAGGAATGGAATTCTTTTAAAAATCGAAAAGATCCAGTAGATATTTTAATCAAAACCAGTGAAGGAAGAGTTGAAAGTCTAGTGCCAATTCGGTATAGCAGAATGATGGAATCACCTTTTGCATTTTACAGAGGAGCAGCGGCAATTATGGTCGCCGACTTAGCGCATACTCCAATATCGGGAATAAATCTACAGCTTTGCGGCGATTGCCATTTAATGAATTTTGGAGGTTTTGCTACTCCCGAACGTAAATTGGTTTTTGATATAAATGATTTTGACGAAACGTTTCCTGGACCATGGGAATGGGATATAAAACGACTGGCAGCAAGTTTTGTTATTGCAGGAAGATGGCGAAAATTTTCTAATAAAAATTGCAAAGAATTTGCTTGGCATGTTGCTGATAGTTACAAACGGCATATGTTGGATTACAGTAAATTATCTGCCCTTCAAATTTGGTATGCTGATATTGATCTGGCAGAAATGATTGAATTAGGCCATGATAAAGAACAGAAAGAGTTTGACCAGAAGAGAATAAAAAAAGCATCAGAATATACAGCTCACGAAAAAGAATTTGCAAAGATGACTTATTTTGACGGAGCCAGAGCACGAATAAAAGATGATCCACCGTTGATATTTCACCCAAGTGGAGATCTTGAAAAACAAGTTGCTAAAGAAGGTGAAATTATCCATAAAAGATACATAGAATCTCTTTCAGAAGAGAAGCAGATTTTATTAAGCAGATATAAGCTTCATGATATTGTCATTAAGGTCGTGGGTGTAGGAAGCGTTGGAACTCTTTGCGGAATTAGTTTGCTAATGTCTGCTACAGGCGAACCTATTTTTTTACAGTTTAAAGAAGCCAGAAAAAGTGTGATAGAAGAAAATGTAAAAGTTAAAAGCAAATACACTCATCAGGGCGAACGTATTGTAATGGGACAAAAGCTGATGCAGTCTGCATCTGATATGTTTTTGGGTTGGACAAACGACAGTAAGGACAGATTTTTCTATATAAGACAACTTAGAGATGCTAAAATAAAACCGGTTTTAGAAGTTATGAAACCCAAAAATCTGGCAGATTATGCCAAAGCTTGCGGATGGGCGCTTGCAAGAGCACATGCACGCTCAGGAGATCCTTCAATGATTTCGGGTTATATTGGAGATACAGATAAATTTGCCGACGCCATTTCAGAATTTTCAGTTTTATATGCTGATCAGAACGAATCGGATTACAATAAAATGTTAGAAGCAATAAAACACGGTAAACTGCCAATAGCATCCGAAATTTAG
- the pyk gene encoding pyruvate kinase gives MLTNKKTKIVATLGPACSTREIIKDMIDAGVNVFRINFSHADYEGVKEKIDIIRGLNEEFGYTTAILGDLQGPKLRVGVMEEGTVVHDGDEITFTTAEDIIGNAKKAFMKYQNFPNDVNVGERILLDDGKLIFEIVSTDKKTEVVAKVIQGGELKSKKGVNLPNTKISLPALTEKDIADAIFAIEQKVDWIALSFVKTPRDLQDLQELIAKHSDVKIPIIAKIEMPEALENMDKIVAYCDGLMVARGDLGVELPAHEVPLVQKDLIRRAKTARIPVIVATQMMETMITSLTPTRAEVNDVANSVMDGADAVMLSGETATGNYPVQVIQRMAQICEAVENSPLIQVPQNTPQIKTKRFVTKTVCHQATLLANEIEAKAICTLTNSGYTAFQISAWRPSTAHILVFTSNRRILTQLNLLWGVKSFYYDNEESTDDTVTDVNQIAINKGYAQKGDYLINLAAMPIKDRGMVNTMRVSEIE, from the coding sequence ATGCTAACAAACAAGAAAACCAAAATTGTTGCTACACTTGGGCCCGCTTGTAGTACAAGAGAGATCATTAAAGATATGATCGATGCTGGGGTTAATGTGTTTAGAATCAATTTTTCGCATGCAGATTACGAAGGAGTAAAAGAAAAAATCGACATCATTAGAGGATTAAACGAAGAGTTTGGTTACACAACTGCAATCTTAGGAGATTTGCAAGGACCAAAACTTAGAGTTGGTGTAATGGAAGAAGGAACTGTTGTACATGATGGAGACGAAATTACTTTTACAACTGCAGAGGATATTATCGGAAATGCTAAAAAAGCATTTATGAAATATCAGAATTTCCCAAATGATGTAAATGTTGGAGAGCGCATTTTGCTTGATGATGGTAAACTTATTTTCGAAATTGTTTCTACAGATAAAAAAACAGAAGTTGTTGCTAAAGTTATTCAAGGTGGAGAATTAAAATCTAAAAAAGGAGTTAATCTTCCAAACACAAAAATTTCTTTACCAGCTTTAACTGAAAAAGATATTGCTGATGCGATTTTCGCAATCGAGCAAAAAGTAGATTGGATCGCACTTTCATTTGTAAAGACTCCACGCGATTTGCAAGATTTACAAGAATTAATTGCTAAACATTCAGATGTAAAAATTCCAATCATTGCTAAAATTGAAATGCCAGAAGCTCTTGAGAACATGGATAAAATTGTAGCATATTGCGATGGTTTAATGGTTGCTCGTGGAGATCTTGGTGTTGAGCTTCCTGCTCACGAAGTTCCATTGGTACAAAAAGATTTGATCAGAAGAGCTAAAACAGCTAGAATTCCTGTTATCGTTGCTACACAAATGATGGAAACAATGATTACAAGTTTAACTCCGACAAGAGCAGAAGTAAACGACGTTGCAAACTCTGTAATGGATGGTGCAGATGCTGTAATGTTATCTGGAGAAACTGCTACAGGAAACTACCCTGTACAAGTAATTCAAAGAATGGCACAAATTTGTGAAGCTGTTGAGAATTCACCACTTATCCAGGTTCCACAAAATACGCCACAAATTAAAACTAAACGTTTTGTTACTAAAACAGTTTGCCACCAAGCGACTTTATTAGCAAATGAAATTGAAGCTAAAGCAATTTGTACTTTAACAAACAGCGGTTATACAGCATTCCAAATTTCAGCTTGGAGACCATCTACAGCTCATATTTTAGTATTTACTTCAAACAGAAGAATCTTAACACAATTGAATTTATTATGGGGAGTTAAATCTTTCTACTATGATAATGAAGAAAGTACTGATGACACTGTAACAGATGTAAATCAAATTGCAATCAATAAAGGTTATGCACAAAAAGGAGATTACTTAATCAACCTTGCTGCAATGCCAATTAAAGATAGAGGAATGGTTAACACGATGAGAGTTTCTGAAATCGAGTAA
- a CDS encoding IPExxxVDY family protein, producing the protein MAIHKLDLDEFDEIDYYLMAIHTSLEDYRLAYFINKILPINLSKSKHEIHAQTKEGEANFSRFYYYDEEKAVSWNLIQNKNEIISVSTNDFQNLFSNETSEVSTTIHLLPEFKKVDFFLKIDNSEEALNFSEIQQKLNTIESIAAIYAVDTDKIKSKNNLIF; encoded by the coding sequence ATGGCTATTCATAAATTGGATTTAGACGAATTTGACGAAATTGATTATTATTTAATGGCAATTCATACTTCATTAGAAGATTATAGATTGGCTTATTTTATTAATAAAATCCTTCCGATCAACTTAAGTAAGAGCAAACACGAGATCCATGCTCAAACTAAGGAAGGTGAAGCAAATTTTTCGAGATTCTATTATTATGATGAAGAAAAGGCTGTTTCCTGGAATTTAATTCAGAATAAAAATGAAATCATTTCTGTGAGTACAAATGATTTCCAGAATTTGTTTTCTAATGAAACAAGTGAGGTTTCGACAACAATTCATTTACTTCCTGAATTTAAAAAAGTCGATTTTTTCCTGAAAATTGATAATAGCGAAGAGGCGCTTAATTTTTCAGAAATTCAACAAAAATTAAACACAATAGAAAGTATTGCGGCTATTTATGCTGTTGATACAGACAAAATAAAATCAAAAAACAATCTAATTTTTTAA
- the rnhA gene encoding ribonuclease HI, with protein MSHEVHIYTDGAAKGNPGNGGYGVVMELVGTPHKKEFYEGFRLTTNNRMELLAVIVGLEKLKKPNMKVLVVSDSKYVVDSVEKKWVFGWEKKGYKDKKNPDLWKRFLIAYRKHQVDFKWIKGHNNHPQNERCDQLAVMASMQPKLSVDVYYETIGSKE; from the coding sequence ATGTCTCACGAAGTACATATATATACAGACGGCGCAGCAAAAGGCAATCCAGGAAATGGCGGTTATGGAGTCGTAATGGAATTAGTCGGAACACCACATAAAAAAGAATTTTACGAAGGTTTTCGTCTCACTACCAATAATAGAATGGAACTTCTAGCAGTAATTGTAGGTTTAGAAAAACTGAAAAAGCCAAACATGAAAGTCCTTGTGGTTTCAGATTCTAAATATGTAGTCGATTCTGTTGAAAAAAAATGGGTTTTCGGTTGGGAGAAAAAAGGATATAAAGACAAGAAAAATCCCGACCTCTGGAAACGTTTTTTAATTGCATATCGAAAACATCAAGTAGATTTTAAATGGATTAAAGGACATAACAATCATCCGCAAAACGAACGTTGCGATCAATTGGCAGTTATGGCATCGATGCAACCGAAACTTTCTGTAGATGTCTACTACGAAACCATTGGTTCTAAAGAATAA
- a CDS encoding sulfatase-like hydrolase/transferase → MKQIKLKCGFSNALQVFVLLFFSGVSIIAQSKKPNILVLWGDDIGTTNISAYSDGLMGYTTPNIDRLANEGLRFLHYYGEQSCTAGRAAFLTGQHGLRTGLTKVGFPGAPMGMSQLDPSIGGIMKSLGYVTGQFGKNHVGDRNESLPTVNGFDEFFGNLYHLNAEEEPELPDYPKDPEYLKKFGPRGVLKCTATNVDDPTTDPRFGRVGKQKIEDTGALTKKRMETVDDETSAADNRLY, encoded by the coding sequence ATGAAACAAATCAAATTAAAATGCGGATTTTCAAATGCCTTACAGGTATTTGTGTTACTATTTTTTTCTGGGGTTTCTATTATAGCGCAAAGCAAAAAGCCAAATATTTTGGTGCTTTGGGGTGACGATATTGGAACAACTAATATAAGTGCATACAGTGATGGACTTATGGGCTACACAACTCCAAATATTGATCGTTTAGCCAATGAAGGGCTTAGATTTTTACATTATTATGGAGAACAAAGCTGTACTGCTGGTCGTGCGGCATTTTTAACCGGGCAACATGGTCTACGTACTGGTCTTACAAAAGTTGGTTTCCCAGGGGCACCAATGGGAATGAGCCAGCTAGATCCTTCAATTGGAGGAATTATGAAAAGCTTAGGATATGTAACTGGACAATTTGGTAAAAACCACGTAGGAGACCGAAATGAAAGTTTGCCAACTGTAAATGGTTTTGATGAATTCTTCGGAAATCTGTATCACTTAAATGCAGAAGAAGAGCCAGAATTGCCAGATTATCCTAAAGATCCAGAATATTTGAAAAAATTTGGACCAAGAGGGGTTTTAAAATGTACAGCAACGAATGTTGATGATCCAACTACAGATCCTCGTTTTGGAAGAGTTGGAAAGCAAAAAATTGAAGATACAGGGGCGCTTACTAAAAAAAGAATGGAAACTGTTGATGATGAAACTTCTGCTGCAGACAATCGACTTTATTAA
- a CDS encoding sulfatase-like hydrolase/transferase: MLAGKPFFCWFNATRMHLRTHVRAEHRGRYTHGDSEYIDGMIEHDETIGSILKALDDLGIADNTIVVYSTDNGPHMNTWPDGAMTPFRSEKNTNWDGAFRVPCIVRWPGHIKAGTVTTELMSHNDWIPTFASIAGEPDIVNKLLKGYSANGKTYKVHLDGYDQSKFLEGKTAKSARDKFFYTDDDGLLVGLREGDYKYVFAEQRLGGTMGVWAEPFTKLRLQKIFNLYQDPFERADITSNTFWDWQMNHVQLMYGAIQDVVVFAETFKEYPPRSIPPSFSAYTIMEEAMKDIKAQKYVEKNVLPKLKEEEEADFKKEKINNLKRDSD; encoded by the coding sequence ATGCTTGCAGGAAAACCATTTTTCTGCTGGTTCAATGCTACTCGTATGCACCTTCGTACACACGTAAGAGCAGAACACAGAGGAAGATATACGCATGGAGACAGTGAGTATATTGACGGTATGATTGAACACGATGAAACTATTGGAAGCATTTTAAAAGCATTAGACGATTTAGGAATAGCTGACAATACAATTGTAGTGTATTCTACAGATAATGGCCCTCACATGAATACTTGGCCTGATGGAGCGATGACACCTTTCCGTTCAGAAAAAAATACTAACTGGGATGGAGCTTTCCGTGTACCATGTATTGTACGTTGGCCAGGACATATTAAAGCTGGAACTGTAACTACTGAATTGATGAGCCATAATGATTGGATTCCTACATTCGCTTCAATTGCAGGTGAACCAGATATCGTAAATAAACTTTTAAAAGGTTATAGCGCAAATGGTAAAACTTATAAAGTGCATTTAGATGGTTATGACCAAAGTAAATTTTTAGAAGGCAAAACAGCAAAAAGTGCAAGAGATAAATTCTTTTATACAGATGATGATGGTTTATTGGTAGGATTAAGAGAAGGAGATTATAAGTATGTTTTTGCAGAACAGCGTTTAGGCGGAACAATGGGTGTTTGGGCAGAACCATTTACTAAACTTCGTTTACAAAAGATCTTCAATTTGTATCAAGATCCATTTGAAAGAGCAGATATAACATCTAATACTTTTTGGGATTGGCAAATGAATCACGTGCAGTTAATGTATGGAGCAATACAAGATGTTGTGGTTTTCGCAGAAACATTTAAAGAGTATCCTCCAAGATCAATTCCGCCAAGTTTCTCTGCTTATACTATTATGGAAGAAGCAATGAAAGATATCAAAGCTCAAAAATATGTAGAGAAAAATGTTTTACCTAAGTTAAAAGAAGAAGAAGAGGCAGACTTCAAAAAAGAAAAAATAAATAATCTTAAAAGAGATTCAGATTGA
- a CDS encoding acyl carrier protein, whose product MSDIASRVKAIIVDKLGVDENEVVTEASFTNDLGADSLDTVELIMEFEKEFDIQIPDDQAENIATVGQAISYIEEAKK is encoded by the coding sequence ATGTCAGACATTGCATCAAGAGTAAAAGCGATTATCGTAGACAAATTAGGTGTTGACGAAAACGAAGTTGTAACAGAAGCAAGCTTCACTAATGATTTAGGAGCTGACTCATTAGACACTGTTGAGCTTATTATGGAATTCGAAAAAGAATTTGATATTCAAATTCCAGACGATCAAGCAGAAAACATTGCTACTGTAGGTCAAGCTATTTCTTATATCGAAGAAGCAAAAAAATAA
- the fabF gene encoding beta-ketoacyl-ACP synthase II — translation MALRRVVVTGLGALTPIGNNIQEYWNALVNGVSGAAPITYYDTEKHKTKFACEVKNFNIEDYMDRKESRRLDKFAQYAIAASDEAIKDAGITNDNVNKQRVGVIWGAGIGGLETFQDEVLYYAKGDGTPKFNPFFIPKMIADIAPAHISMRNGYMGPNYTTVSACASSANALIDAFNYIRLGMCDVIVSGGSEAAVTIAGMGGFSSMHALSTRNESPETASRPFDATRDGFVLGEGAGALVLEDYEHAKARGAKIYCEIGGGGMSSDAYHLTAPHPEGIGVIAVMENTLRDAGMTPDQVDHINTHGTSTPLGDVAELKAISKVFGDHAKNININSTKSMTGHLLGAAGAIEAIASILAMQHGIVPPTINHTVVDENIDPSLNLTLNKPQKREVNVAMSNTFGFGGHNACVLFKKLAD, via the coding sequence ATGGCATTAAGGCGAGTTGTTGTAACAGGATTAGGTGCACTTACTCCTATCGGGAATAATATCCAAGAATATTGGAACGCACTTGTGAATGGAGTTAGCGGAGCCGCTCCGATCACATATTATGATACCGAGAAACATAAAACGAAATTTGCCTGCGAAGTAAAAAACTTCAATATTGAAGATTACATGGATCGCAAGGAATCTCGTAGATTAGATAAGTTTGCACAATATGCAATTGCTGCTAGTGATGAAGCTATTAAAGATGCAGGAATCACAAATGACAACGTAAACAAACAAAGAGTTGGTGTTATCTGGGGAGCAGGAATTGGAGGTTTAGAAACTTTCCAGGATGAAGTATTGTATTATGCAAAAGGTGATGGAACTCCAAAGTTCAATCCTTTCTTTATTCCTAAAATGATTGCCGATATCGCTCCAGCGCATATTTCTATGCGTAACGGGTACATGGGACCAAATTATACAACGGTTTCTGCTTGTGCATCTTCTGCAAATGCGCTAATCGATGCTTTCAATTACATTCGTTTAGGAATGTGCGATGTTATTGTTTCTGGTGGTTCTGAAGCTGCAGTTACAATTGCTGGTATGGGAGGATTTAGCTCAATGCACGCTTTATCAACAAGAAACGAAAGTCCAGAAACAGCTTCAAGACCTTTTGATGCAACTAGAGATGGTTTCGTTTTAGGAGAAGGAGCAGGAGCTTTGGTTCTTGAAGATTACGAACATGCTAAAGCTAGAGGTGCAAAAATCTACTGTGAAATTGGTGGTGGCGGAATGTCATCAGATGCTTACCACTTAACGGCACCACATCCAGAAGGAATTGGAGTTATCGCAGTAATGGAAAACACATTGAGAGATGCTGGAATGACACCTGATCAGGTTGATCATATTAATACTCACGGAACTTCTACTCCATTAGGAGACGTTGCTGAGTTAAAAGCAATCAGTAAAGTTTTTGGAGATCACGCCAAAAATATCAACATCAACTCTACAAAATCTATGACAGGACACTTACTTGGTGCTGCTGGAGCTATCGAAGCTATTGCTTCTATCTTGGCAATGCAACACGGAATTGTTCCTCCAACGATTAACCATACAGTTGTTGATGAAAACATTGACCCATCTTTAAACCTTACTCTAAACAAACCTCAAAAAAGAGAAGTAAATGTTGCTATGAGTAATACATTTGGTTTTGGTGGACACAATGCTTGCGTATTGTTTAAAAAACTAGCTGATTAA
- a CDS encoding DUF4136 domain-containing protein: MNIKRTSLRIIPILFLGLFYSCSPTVKVTTDYDHAANFSEYKTFAVYDLKAQQGQVNQLNVDRVAKAIRNEMLAKGFTESSNPDLKVNAVSILKNKTQVTADSNFYGYGGMYRPYGYWGGGAMMGGSTTTFNSYDYVDGSLIIDIVSAKTDKLVWQGIGNAEIDSKPDNPEQFINDAIKKILADFPPEQLKNN; encoded by the coding sequence ATGAATATTAAAAGAACAAGTCTTCGTATAATCCCAATTTTATTTTTGGGTTTGTTTTACAGCTGCTCTCCAACTGTAAAAGTTACAACTGATTATGATCATGCGGCGAACTTTAGCGAATACAAAACTTTTGCAGTTTATGACTTAAAAGCACAGCAAGGCCAAGTAAATCAGTTAAATGTTGATCGTGTTGCAAAAGCAATCCGAAACGAAATGCTCGCAAAAGGCTTTACAGAATCGAGTAATCCAGATTTAAAAGTAAATGCTGTTTCTATTTTAAAAAACAAAACTCAAGTCACAGCCGATAGTAATTTTTATGGCTATGGCGGAATGTATCGTCCATACGGATATTGGGGTGGCGGTGCTATGATGGGTGGCAGTACTACAACATTTAATTCTTATGATTATGTTGATGGATCATTAATTATCGATATCGTATCTGCAAAAACAGACAAATTGGTTTGGCAAGGAATCGGAAATGCTGAAATTGACAGCAAACCAGATAATCCAGAACAATTCATCAACGATGCAATTAAAAAAATACTAGCTGATTTTCCTCCGGAACAGTTAAAAAATAATTAA
- the rnc gene encoding ribonuclease III produces the protein MNIIKKIFSKSRSLEDGIFFDTIQKILGFPPTNVDFYRRAFTHRSSNKLDQNGHPINYERLEFLGDAMLSAVIVAHLFNKAPNGDEGYLTKMRSKIVSREHLNELGKDLNLVQFVESKVPIQHFGENIHGNIFESLIGAIYLDKGYAFCEKFIQKRVVTPYVDIARLEGKVISYKSLVIEWCQKEKRVFHYDIFEDNGIDGQRLFGVKLSIDDKVVARARATSKKKAEEKASQRAYFAFQEKIDKK, from the coding sequence ATGAATATTATCAAAAAAATATTTTCTAAATCCCGTTCTCTAGAAGACGGGATTTTTTTTGACACTATTCAGAAAATTCTTGGTTTTCCGCCTACAAATGTTGATTTTTACCGAAGAGCTTTCACACATCGCTCTTCAAATAAATTAGATCAAAATGGGCATCCTATAAATTATGAACGCTTAGAGTTTTTAGGAGATGCTATGTTAAGTGCCGTGATTGTCGCACATTTATTTAATAAAGCTCCAAATGGTGACGAAGGTTATTTAACTAAAATGCGTTCGAAAATTGTGAGTCGAGAGCATTTGAACGAGTTAGGTAAAGATTTAAATTTAGTACAGTTTGTAGAGAGCAAAGTGCCAATTCAGCACTTTGGAGAAAACATTCATGGTAATATTTTTGAGTCTTTAATTGGAGCAATTTATTTAGATAAAGGCTATGCTTTTTGCGAGAAATTCATCCAAAAAAGAGTAGTAACTCCTTATGTCGATATTGCTCGATTAGAAGGTAAAGTTATTAGTTATAAAAGTCTTGTTATCGAATGGTGTCAGAAAGAAAAAAGAGTTTTTCATTATGACATTTTCGAAGATAATGGTATAGACGGCCAGCGTTTATTTGGTGTCAAATTGAGCATTGACGATAAAGTTGTCGCAAGAGCGCGTGCAACTTCAAAAAAGAAAGCAGAAGAAAAAGCATCTCAGAGAGCTTATTTTGCATTTCAAGAAAAAATTGACAAGAAATAG
- a CDS encoding RNA polymerase sigma factor, which produces MSTIQDQHYIDKVLRGDTNAFGVLVDRYKDMIFTLALKMVKNREEAEEVAQDTFIKIYNSLTKFKGDSKFSTWIYKIAYNTCLDRLKKNKKEDLNISIDDFSSHLIKTMDNALSALEEKERKQTIQKCLNLLPSDENFLLTLFYFDDQNLEEIGKIMNISANNAKVKLFRSRQKLAVILRQQLEPEIIECYERER; this is translated from the coding sequence ATGAGCACAATACAAGATCAACATTATATCGATAAAGTTTTGCGGGGAGACACCAATGCATTTGGCGTTCTTGTAGATCGTTATAAGGATATGATCTTTACTTTGGCTCTAAAAATGGTTAAAAACCGTGAAGAAGCAGAAGAAGTTGCTCAAGACACCTTTATAAAGATTTATAATTCGCTGACAAAATTTAAGGGAGATTCCAAATTTTCGACTTGGATTTACAAGATTGCTTATAATACATGTCTAGACCGTTTGAAAAAAAATAAAAAAGAAGATCTGAATATTTCTATTGATGATTTTTCTTCTCATTTAATTAAAACCATGGACAATGCTTTGAGCGCATTAGAAGAAAAAGAACGAAAGCAAACCATTCAGAAATGTTTAAATTTATTGCCAAGCGATGAAAATTTTCTTTTGACCTTATTTTATTTTGATGATCAGAATTTGGAGGAAATTGGAAAGATCATGAATATATCGGCCAACAATGCCAAAGTAAAGTTATTTAGGAGCCGACAGAAATTAGCTGTAATTTTGAGACAGCAGTTAGAACCAGAAATAATAGAATGTTATGAAAGAGAGCGATAA
- a CDS encoding DUF6249 domain-containing protein, with translation MGPQVLVPLSLFLMIFGIVYLIYSTRNRERLALIEKGVDASIFLQGRGNGVPAWKIFVVNIAFLLIGSGVGIFLALLITTYTSLDDGAVYPSIIFIMAGIGLLTGFKTAKDLDKE, from the coding sequence ATGGGACCACAAGTTTTAGTACCGCTAAGTCTTTTTTTGATGATCTTCGGGATCGTTTATTTAATTTATTCAACAAGAAATAGAGAGCGACTTGCTCTTATAGAAAAAGGAGTAGATGCTAGTATTTTTTTGCAGGGAAGAGGTAACGGAGTTCCAGCATGGAAAATATTTGTTGTCAATATAGCTTTCTTATTAATAGGTAGTGGAGTTGGAATTTTTCTAGCGTTGTTAATTACAACTTATACTTCTCTAGATGATGGAGCTGTTTATCCTTCAATTATTTTTATAATGGCAGGAATCGGGCTTTTGACTGGATTTAAAACAGCAAAAGATTTAGATAAAGAGTAA